Proteins from one Impatiens glandulifera chromosome 2, dImpGla2.1, whole genome shotgun sequence genomic window:
- the LOC124925502 gene encoding xyloglucan galactosyltransferase XLT2, with amino-acid sequence MIPLKKHIINSPKSPLSLNRYRYCRHAWLFIFFIGFQIFLLFSSRSIQYLFPTPQTPIPSSVSGENECPLGRVYVYDLPPHFNTQLLRNCNEINPWVSPCNNLYSNNGFGRRVITGLATIMPESLAGAWYWTDQFALEVIYHNRIMNYPCRVLEPESATAFYIPLYAGLAVGRYLWNNYSADDRDRDCVMMLRWIQNQTYFKRSDGWDHFITMGRISWDFRRSKDEDWGSSCIYMPGMRNITRLLIERNPWDYFDVGVPYPTGFHPTTESDLQSWQDFVMTRKRTTLFCFAGATRGFIKNDFRTALLSQCYNSNGSCRVVDCGGSKCSNGTSAILETFLDSDFCLQPRGDSFTRRSIFDCMIAGSIPVFFWKRTAYYQYQWFLPDEPESFSVFIDRNAVKNGTSIKMELEKIPREVVKRMREKVIEYIPKFVYANPNEGKETITDAFTVAIDGVLNRIKDQEEAGYKW; translated from the coding sequence ATGATTCCCCTGAAAAAACACATCATCAACTCACCCAAATCTCCTCTTTCTCTAAATCGCTATCGCTATTGCCGTCACGCATGGCTCTTtatcttctttatcggctttcAAATCTTCCTCCTTTTCTCCTCCCGTTCCATCCAGTACCTTTTTCCGACTCCACAAACTCCGATCCCGTCCTCCGTCTCCGGCGAGAATGAATGCCCCTTAGGCAGAGTCTATGTCTACGATCTCCCACCTCACTTCAACACTCAATTACTTCGAAACTGTAATGAAATTAACCCCTGGGTTTCTCCATGTAATAATTTGTACTCAAACAACGGTTTCGGACGACGGGTTATCACCGGACTAGCTACAATTATGCCGGAAAGTCTCGCCGGCGCTTGGTATTGGACTGACCAGTTTGCGTTGGAGGTTATATACCATAATCGGATCATGAACTATCCTTGCCGAGTCCTTGAGCCAGAATCCGCTACGGCGTTCTACATACCACTGTACGCTGGACTCGCGGTTGGAAGGTATTTATGGAACAATTACAGTGCCGATGATCGCGATCGTGATTGCGTTATGATGTTAAGATGGATACAGAATCAAACATATTTCAAGAGATCGGACGGCTGGGATCATTTCATAACGATGGGTCGTATATCATGGGATTTTCGGAGATCAAAAGATGAGGATTGGGGTTCAAGCTGTATATACATGCCGGGTATGAGGAACATCACACGGCTATTGATAGAGAGAAATCCGTGGGACTATTTCGACGTCGGTGTACCTTATCCCACTGGATTTCACCCCACTACCGAATCCGACTTGCAGTCGTGGCAGGATTTCGTGATGACACGTAAGAGAACCACACTCTTCTGCTTCGCAGGCGCTACACGTGGCTTCATCAAGAACGACTTTAGAACCGCACTACTGAGTCAATGTTACAACTCGAACGGTTCGTGCCGAGTCGTGGATTGCGGCGGTTCGAAATGTTCTAACGGAACATCGGCCATTCTCGAAACGTTTCTTGACTCGGATTTCTGTCTCCAGCCGAGAGGCGACAGTTTCACCCGCCGGTCCATCTTTGACTGCATGATCGCCGGTTCAATTCCGGTTTTCTTTTGGAAGAGGACGGCGTATTATCAGTACCAATGGTTCTTGCCGGATGAACCGGAAAGTTTTTCCGTTTTTATAGACCGGAACGCCGTTAAAAACGGAACTTCCATTAAAATGGAACTTGAGAAAATACCCAGAGAAGTTGTGAAGAGAATGAGGGAGAAAGTAATCGAATACATACCCAAATTTGTGTATGCAAATCCCAACGAAGGGAAGGAAACCATAACAGACGCCTTCACCGTCGCCATTGATGGGGTGCTGAACAGAATCAAGGATCAAGAAGAAGCAGGATATAAATGGTAA